Proteins encoded by one window of Syntrophorhabdaceae bacterium:
- a CDS encoding universal stress protein: protein MFVPPKRILVPTDFSRFSDNALQYGLDIAAQYGAKVFVIHVLPPKVYSDHTITIEMVDALKKQRLEAAAQSLHGEVEKFSGSRNVEVEPIVRSGVAHEEIGRAERDLKADLIVIASHGQTGLMSILVGSVAGKVAQAAACPVLLVRSPGVASSS from the coding sequence ATGTTCGTTCCACCGAAAAGGATTCTCGTTCCCACGGATTTTTCCCGATTCTCCGATAATGCCCTTCAATACGGACTCGATATTGCAGCCCAATATGGGGCAAAAGTATTCGTGATCCACGTCCTTCCTCCTAAAGTTTACTCGGACCACACAATTACCATCGAGATGGTCGATGCTCTCAAAAAGCAGAGACTCGAGGCCGCGGCGCAAAGCCTTCATGGGGAGGTTGAAAAATTTTCAGGAAGCAGGAATGTGGAGGTGGAACCCATAGTGCGTTCCGGCGTTGCCCATGAAGAGATTGGCCGGGCGGAAAGGGATTTGAAGGCGGACCTCATCGTCATTGCCTCCCATGGCCAGACCGGGCTGATGAGTATACTTGTGGGAAGCGTTGCCGGCAAAGTCGCTCAAGCCGCTGCCTGTCCGGTACTCCTGGTCAGGAGCCCCGGGGTCGCCTCCTCTTCCTGA
- a CDS encoding efflux transporter outer membrane subunit, protein MMLRIIHAIVNEIERAIHRGRNLFSPMIFAAGLSLLALAVLASCAIGPDYMRPGAAVPVDYKEDKGWKVAQPKDETSRGPWWEVFDDPLLNSLEEQVNVSNQNIASAEARFRQAATLVQSARSNFFPLITANPSAVRSLRSSNVTTSGIPTGTNTVYNAPLTLAPWEIDVWGRIRRLVESNSATAQASAGDLEGVRLSMQSSLAQNYYLLRSMDRLKQLLDETIIAYRRSLALTTNQYESGVVSKADVFQAETQLKSTIAQAIDVGVQRAQAEHAIALLIGKPASDFSLPVLPLDALPPPVPRGLPSDLLERRPDIAAAERRVAAANAQIGVAKAAYFPTITLGGSIGYQSIDTSNWLTWPSRFWSLGPTVAQTIFDGGARAALNEQARAAYDQSVADYRQTVLTAFQQVEDNLATLRILEEEAAAQGDAVISARKSLEISLNQYKAGTVNYLTVAVIQAAVLINERSALNISSRRMAACVLLIQALGGGWSASQLPQQGEILERAKEMKSSVERQALPANNLTSAGK, encoded by the coding sequence ATGATGTTGCGCATCATACATGCAATAGTGAACGAAATAGAAAGAGCCATACACCGGGGGAGGAATCTTTTCTCTCCCATGATCTTTGCGGCCGGCCTGTCTCTTTTGGCCCTCGCCGTCCTTGCGTCCTGCGCCATAGGTCCTGACTATATGAGGCCGGGGGCCGCGGTGCCCGTTGATTACAAAGAAGATAAGGGATGGAAAGTCGCCCAGCCTAAAGATGAGACATCCCGGGGTCCATGGTGGGAGGTCTTCGACGATCCCCTCCTTAATAGCCTGGAAGAGCAGGTCAACGTCTCGAATCAAAACATCGCCTCCGCGGAAGCACGCTTTCGCCAGGCAGCAACCCTTGTCCAGTCGGCACGGTCGAACTTTTTCCCCCTCATCACGGCCAACCCCAGTGCCGTGAGATCTTTAAGGTCCTCGAACGTCACCACGAGCGGCATTCCCACCGGGACGAATACCGTCTATAATGCCCCCCTCACCCTTGCACCCTGGGAGATCGATGTGTGGGGGAGGATACGGCGCCTCGTGGAATCGAACAGCGCGACTGCCCAGGCGAGCGCCGGAGACCTTGAAGGCGTCCGTCTGAGCATGCAATCTTCCCTGGCTCAGAACTATTATCTCCTGCGCTCAATGGACCGCCTGAAACAGCTCCTCGACGAGACGATCATTGCATACCGGAGGTCTCTTGCCCTCACCACCAACCAGTATGAGAGCGGCGTGGTCTCGAAGGCCGACGTGTTTCAGGCAGAGACCCAACTCAAGAGCACCATCGCCCAGGCCATCGATGTGGGGGTTCAGCGGGCCCAGGCCGAGCATGCGATTGCGCTTCTGATTGGCAAGCCCGCCTCCGATTTCTCTCTTCCCGTCTTACCCCTTGATGCACTTCCCCCTCCCGTACCGCGAGGCCTTCCTTCGGACCTTCTCGAGCGCAGGCCCGATATAGCCGCCGCGGAAAGGCGGGTTGCCGCGGCGAACGCCCAGATCGGAGTAGCAAAGGCAGCGTATTTTCCCACTATCACGCTCGGCGGGTCGATCGGTTATCAGAGTATCGATACCTCGAATTGGCTCACCTGGCCGAGCCGGTTCTGGTCCCTTGGACCGACGGTGGCGCAGACGATCTTTGACGGCGGTGCGCGGGCGGCGCTCAACGAGCAGGCGCGGGCAGCGTACGATCAAAGTGTGGCCGATTACCGGCAGACCGTGCTCACGGCTTTTCAGCAGGTCGAGGACAACCTCGCGACATTGCGCATCCTTGAGGAGGAAGCAGCGGCACAGGGTGACGCGGTCATATCGGCCCGAAAGTCGCTGGAAATTTCCTTGAACCAGTACAAGGCGGGAACGGTGAATTACCTCACCGTAGCGGTCATTCAGGCCGCGGTTCTCATCAATGAGAGGTCCGCCCTCAATATCAGCAGCCGCCGGATGGCTGCGTGCGTGCTACTCATCCAGGCCCTGGGAGGGGGATGGAGCGCGTCGCAACTGCCTCAACAGGGGGAGATACTGGAGAGGGCAAAGGAAATGAAATCTTCTGTTGAAAGACAGGCACTCCCGGCGAATAATCTCACCTCCGCCGGAAAATAA